The following coding sequences lie in one Photobacterium sp. CCB-ST2H9 genomic window:
- a CDS encoding VWA domain-containing protein, whose product MFEFIWWWAFALLPLPWFVYRFTRPVKPVSAITLPVLPGDSGIKPKRRWSAVVTCLCWLCLIAAVARPVWFGEPVQIQPEHRDMLLAVDLSGSMSIEDMADSQGNAIDRLTAVKHVVSDFISNRQGDRLGLVLFANHAYLQTPLTFDLSTVQQQLKRAVLGLIGQSTAIGEGLGIATKTFIHGETPQRVIILLSDGANTSGVIHPMEAAKLAAENQVKIYTVGIGAEEMVQRGLFGNRIVNPSQDLDEKTLTQIATLTGGQYFRARNPQELAEIYQTINELEPVSSASQTWRPREELFRFPLAGALFLSVLLAVNWRRYG is encoded by the coding sequence ATGTTTGAGTTTATCTGGTGGTGGGCCTTTGCACTGCTTCCCCTGCCCTGGTTTGTTTATCGTTTCACCCGTCCGGTAAAACCCGTGTCTGCCATAACTCTGCCCGTATTACCGGGTGATTCAGGCATCAAACCTAAACGCCGCTGGTCCGCAGTCGTTACCTGTCTTTGCTGGCTGTGCCTGATTGCCGCGGTTGCCAGACCCGTCTGGTTTGGTGAACCAGTACAAATACAGCCGGAACACAGAGATATGCTGCTGGCTGTAGACTTATCCGGCTCAATGTCGATTGAAGATATGGCTGATTCGCAAGGGAATGCGATTGACCGCCTGACCGCAGTCAAACATGTCGTCAGCGATTTCATCAGCAACAGGCAAGGCGACCGTCTGGGTCTGGTGTTATTCGCCAACCACGCATATTTACAAACGCCCCTGACATTCGATCTCAGTACAGTTCAACAACAGCTGAAACGGGCCGTACTGGGTTTGATTGGTCAGAGCACTGCGATTGGAGAAGGACTGGGCATTGCGACCAAAACCTTCATTCACGGCGAAACGCCACAACGCGTAATCATCCTGCTCAGTGACGGAGCGAATACGTCAGGTGTGATTCATCCGATGGAAGCCGCCAAGCTGGCCGCTGAAAATCAGGTCAAAATCTATACGGTCGGCATTGGCGCCGAAGAAATGGTTCAGCGAGGCTTATTTGGCAATCGTATTGTCAATCCTTCACAGGATTTAGATGAAAAAACGCTGACTCAAATCGCCACTCTCACCGGCGGGCAATATTTCAGAGCCAGAAACCCGCAGGAACTGGCTGAGATTTATCAAACCATCAATGAACTCGAGCCTGTCTCCAGCGCCAGTCAAACCTGGCGACCCAGAGAAGAACTGTTTCGTTTTCCGCTTGCCGGAGCGTTATTTCTGAGTGTACTCCTGGCAGTCAACTGGAGGCGTTATGGCTGA
- a CDS encoding DUF4381 domain-containing protein, with protein MTQTQTHPLQLADLHLPSPPDLWPLAWGWWVSALALILSAALIYFVARQLRQKRRQQAARKLALARLKQAGSVSEINTLLRQTALTYFPRAQVAGLNGNAWLTFLDHQLQPQHQGFIALSETWTTAMYAPQVENDILSHCRAQAVIWVKHLQLPQHAPNDQGESHV; from the coding sequence ATGACACAAACACAGACACATCCGCTACAACTGGCAGATCTGCATCTGCCATCACCGCCCGATCTCTGGCCTTTAGCCTGGGGATGGTGGGTATCCGCTCTGGCACTCATCCTGTCAGCAGCACTGATTTACTTCGTCGCCAGACAGCTCCGGCAAAAAAGACGCCAGCAGGCTGCAAGAAAACTGGCCTTAGCGCGTCTGAAACAAGCCGGCTCTGTCTCAGAGATCAATACGCTGCTCCGGCAGACTGCTTTAACTTACTTTCCGCGTGCTCAGGTTGCCGGTCTGAACGGCAATGCATGGCTGACATTTCTGGATCATCAGCTCCAGCCTCAACATCAGGGATTTATCGCACTCAGTGAGACCTGGACAACTGCAATGTACGCCCCGCAGGTGGAAAACGACATTCTGAGCCATTGCCGGGCTCAGGCTGTCATCTGGGTCAAACATCTGCAGCTCCCGCAACACGCACCGAACGATCAGGGAGAAAGCCATGTTTGA
- a CDS encoding DUF58 domain-containing protein — protein MIRATDTNPPALPPHSSGYSLCLAELLLYKNQSVKWLPPARSVWSQLNGQHLSQQKGRGMNFAEVRPYQPGDDIRAIDWRVTARTGKTHTKLFSEEREQPVMLLVDFSQSMRFGSRLLQKSVQAAHFASLLSWLAIQQQDRIGALIYNGSALSECKPTARQQGPLAVLNTMINMHQHGAPAPEHKKIHFSDVLRHMHHLCPKGSEIIVLSDFYSLQQSDKKRLSQLRSHNRVQFVHLYDPLELGDTLYRGREYVSDRQRSTWINFGAPSTRKELETQFTRHLENLSELASSLAIPLHSLSAGTPLLKQLGQTSRHSTSQTQLDKS, from the coding sequence ATGATCAGGGCAACAGACACAAATCCCCCGGCTTTGCCACCGCACAGTAGTGGGTACAGTTTATGTCTGGCCGAACTGTTATTGTATAAAAATCAATCCGTAAAATGGTTGCCACCAGCGCGTAGCGTCTGGTCCCAGCTCAATGGTCAGCACCTGAGCCAGCAAAAAGGTAGAGGGATGAATTTCGCTGAAGTGCGTCCCTATCAGCCGGGTGATGACATCCGGGCAATCGACTGGCGGGTCACAGCGCGAACGGGTAAAACCCACACCAAGCTGTTCAGTGAAGAACGTGAACAGCCAGTTATGCTGCTGGTGGATTTCAGCCAGAGCATGCGTTTCGGAAGCCGTTTATTACAGAAATCGGTGCAGGCTGCTCACTTTGCCAGTTTGTTAAGCTGGCTGGCCATTCAGCAGCAAGACCGTATCGGAGCCTTAATCTATAATGGTTCCGCACTGAGTGAGTGCAAACCAACGGCCAGGCAGCAAGGTCCCTTAGCTGTGCTGAACACTATGATCAACATGCACCAGCATGGTGCACCAGCGCCTGAACACAAAAAAATTCACTTTTCTGATGTACTCAGGCATATGCATCACCTTTGCCCTAAAGGCAGTGAAATCATTGTGTTGAGCGATTTTTATTCGTTACAGCAAAGCGATAAAAAGAGGCTCAGTCAGTTACGCAGCCATAACCGGGTCCAATTTGTCCATTTGTACGATCCACTAGAGCTGGGCGATACCCTATATCGTGGCCGGGAATATGTCTCAGATCGCCAACGGTCGACCTGGATTAACTTTGGTGCACCCAGCACCAGAAAAGAGCTGGAGACACAGTTCACCCGGCATCTTGAAAATCTGTCAGAACTGGCGTCATCACTGGCCATTCCGCTGCACTCTCTTTCTGCAGGCACACCGTTACTGAAGCAATTAGGCCAGACATCCCGTCATTCGACCAGTCAGACACAGTTAGATAAGTCGTAA
- a CDS encoding MoxR family ATPase: protein MLSKTFQQLEQYLQQQVIGQPDMVQQLLIALLADGHILVEGPPGLAKTRAVKTLAECIEGDFHRIQFTPDLLPADLTGTDIFRPETGEFVFQPGPIFNALLLADEINRAPAKVQAAMLEAMAEKQITAGRNTYPLPELFLVMATQNPIEQEGTYPLPEAQLDRFLLQLNVDYPNAESELAILRLNRGEALDHHHHEQPEAVHLSQQDIFSARKEVLQIHMAEEVEQYIIRLVMATREPQRYSDELAAWLQMGVSPRATLALDRCARAFAWLQGRDFVTPEDVQKMAYPVLRHRLLLSYEAQAEGIAPDQIILSLIQQVTSA, encoded by the coding sequence ATGCTTTCAAAGACCTTTCAGCAACTCGAACAATACTTACAACAACAGGTCATTGGACAACCCGACATGGTGCAACAACTGCTCATTGCACTCTTAGCCGACGGACATATCCTTGTTGAAGGGCCCCCAGGACTGGCAAAAACCCGAGCGGTCAAAACACTGGCCGAATGTATTGAAGGGGATTTCCACCGTATCCAGTTTACCCCTGACCTGTTACCGGCAGATTTGACAGGAACAGATATCTTCCGTCCCGAAACCGGAGAATTTGTTTTTCAGCCCGGCCCTATTTTCAACGCCTTGCTCTTGGCCGATGAGATTAACCGTGCGCCGGCAAAAGTTCAGGCCGCCATGCTGGAAGCCATGGCTGAAAAACAAATCACTGCGGGCAGAAACACTTATCCTCTGCCTGAGCTGTTCTTAGTGATGGCAACCCAAAATCCAATTGAGCAGGAAGGAACCTATCCGTTACCCGAAGCTCAGTTAGACCGTTTCCTGCTTCAACTGAATGTTGATTACCCGAATGCAGAGAGCGAGCTGGCGATTTTGCGCCTGAACCGCGGTGAAGCACTTGATCATCACCATCATGAACAACCGGAAGCTGTACACCTCAGCCAGCAGGATATTTTCAGTGCAAGAAAAGAAGTACTGCAGATACACATGGCAGAGGAAGTAGAGCAATATATCATCCGTCTGGTGATGGCTACACGGGAGCCCCAACGTTACAGTGATGAACTGGCCGCCTGGCTGCAGATGGGCGTCAGCCCGCGGGCCACCCTGGCACTGGATCGCTGTGCCCGTGCGTTTGCCTGGCTGCAGGGCCGTGACTTTGTCACACCTGAAGATGTACAAAAAATGGCTTACCCGGTTCTGAGACATCGCTTGTTGCTGAGCTATGAAGCACAAGCGGAAGGCATCGCACCCGATCAAATCATTCTTTCACTCATTCAGCAGGTCACCAGTGCATGA
- a CDS encoding SDR family oxidoreductase, which translates to MTKVALVTGAKGGIGSAITQGLVDAGYRVVATYFPTGEAKAKEWFAENNYSESQVRLFPLDVTDAAYCEEALATLLKEEGKIDVLVNNAGITRDSTFKRMTVQQWNEVITTNLNSLFNVTHPLFASMCDKGFGRIINISSVNGLKGQFGQANYSAAKAGMIGFTKALAAEGARYGVTVNAIAPGYTGTPMVEAIKTEVLDAIKAEIPMKRLAQPSEVAASVNFLASDAAAYITGETLSVNGGLYMH; encoded by the coding sequence ATGACTAAGGTAGCATTAGTAACTGGCGCTAAAGGTGGTATTGGTTCTGCAATTACTCAGGGCTTAGTAGATGCAGGTTATAGAGTCGTTGCCACGTATTTCCCAACGGGTGAAGCAAAAGCGAAAGAATGGTTTGCGGAAAATAACTATTCTGAATCTCAGGTTCGATTATTTCCTCTTGATGTGACAGACGCAGCATATTGTGAAGAGGCGCTGGCCACTCTTTTAAAAGAAGAAGGTAAGATTGATGTGCTGGTAAACAATGCTGGTATTACCCGCGACAGCACCTTTAAACGCATGACAGTTCAGCAATGGAATGAAGTGATTACGACCAACCTGAATAGTCTGTTTAATGTCACTCATCCACTATTTGCTTCAATGTGTGATAAAGGCTTTGGCCGTATTATCAACATTTCATCTGTGAATGGCCTGAAAGGACAGTTTGGACAGGCGAACTATTCTGCAGCGAAAGCAGGCATGATTGGCTTTACCAAAGCGCTTGCCGCAGAAGGTGCTCGTTATGGTGTGACTGTAAATGCGATTGCACCGGGTTACACGGGGACTCCAATGGTTGAAGCCATCAAAACTGAAGTACTGGATGCGATTAAAGCAGAGATTCCTATGAAGCGTCTGGCACAGCCAAGTGAAGTTGCGGCTTCTGTGAATTTCCTTGCCAGCGATGCTGCTGCCTATATTACCGGTGAAACCCTCTCGGTAAACGGCGGCTTATACATGCACTAA
- a CDS encoding acetyl-CoA C-acetyltransferase — translation MTKVYIVAAKRTPIGSFNGALKSVSPAQLAAVAIKAALTQANVDPAKLDEVILGNVVGAGQGMGPGRQAAIYADIPEHVPAYSLNMVCGSGMKAVMDAAAHIKAGDAELVVAAGAESMSQIPFTVPASIRDGQKMGNLQLTDLLINDGLTDVFNQYHMGVTAENVVEKVGLTREQQDNFALASQQKAVAAIEQGKFVDEIIPVEVKVRRETKTVDTDEYPKADATLEGLQKLRPAFKPDGSVTAGNASGINDGASAIIVASAAAVEKYGLTPLAEIQSYAQAGVAPEVMGLGPVPAVVKALEKAELNIESVGLFEFNEAFAGQALGVLHELSDALNTKVEDLAERSNVNGGAIALGHPLGASGNRIIVSLLHEMRRRGTEYGLATLCVGGGMGTAIVLKSV, via the coding sequence ATGACCAAAGTCTATATTGTTGCAGCGAAGCGTACCCCAATCGGTAGCTTTAACGGCGCACTAAAATCTGTCTCACCTGCACAACTGGCAGCTGTTGCGATTAAAGCCGCGCTGACTCAGGCGAATGTTGATCCCGCGAAATTGGATGAAGTGATTTTGGGGAACGTTGTGGGTGCGGGCCAGGGAATGGGTCCTGGCCGCCAGGCTGCAATTTATGCTGACATTCCTGAGCATGTACCGGCTTATAGCCTGAACATGGTTTGTGGCAGCGGCATGAAAGCGGTTATGGATGCTGCAGCACATATTAAAGCAGGTGATGCAGAGCTGGTTGTTGCTGCTGGTGCAGAAAGCATGTCTCAGATTCCTTTCACTGTACCGGCTTCCATTCGCGACGGTCAGAAAATGGGTAACCTGCAACTGACAGACTTACTGATTAATGATGGTCTGACGGACGTCTTTAACCAGTATCACATGGGTGTGACCGCTGAGAACGTCGTGGAAAAGGTTGGTCTGACTCGTGAACAACAGGATAACTTTGCACTCGCAAGTCAGCAGAAAGCAGTTGCTGCGATTGAGCAGGGTAAATTCGTGGATGAAATTATCCCTGTTGAAGTGAAAGTGCGCCGTGAGACCAAAACAGTCGATACCGATGAATATCCTAAAGCTGATGCAACCTTAGAAGGTCTGCAAAAACTTCGTCCGGCTTTCAAACCTGACGGGAGCGTTACCGCCGGGAATGCATCGGGTATCAATGATGGTGCGAGCGCCATTATCGTAGCCTCTGCAGCTGCAGTTGAGAAGTATGGTTTAACCCCACTGGCAGAAATTCAAAGTTATGCGCAAGCTGGTGTTGCACCTGAGGTCATGGGCCTTGGCCCTGTTCCTGCTGTGGTGAAAGCGCTGGAAAAAGCTGAATTGAATATTGAATCAGTCGGTTTGTTTGAGTTTAACGAAGCCTTTGCTGGACAGGCACTGGGCGTTTTGCATGAGTTGTCTGATGCGTTGAATACCAAGGTTGAAGACCTGGCCGAGCGCAGTAACGTGAATGGCGGTGCGATTGCACTAGGTCACCCGCTGGGAGCGTCAGGTAACCGTATTATCGTCAGCCTGCTCCATGAGATGCGTCGCCGCGGTACAGAATATGGCCTTGCAACACTCTGTGTCGGTGGCGGTATGGGTACGGCAATCGTACTGAAAAGTGTCTGA
- a CDS encoding phasin family protein, whose protein sequence is MYTEMFKSFSEQTEKTLAPYVKFNKLFTKNVEELTELQLAAVRAYSDLGLSQLKAISEIKDLQSLTTFQGQQLENLTKLSQQLVEDSNKFSALAQGFKAEVEELVAENVKQVTPA, encoded by the coding sequence ATGTATACGGAAATGTTTAAGTCATTCTCAGAGCAAACTGAAAAAACGCTGGCACCTTATGTGAAATTCAACAAGCTGTTCACAAAGAATGTGGAAGAGCTGACTGAACTTCAACTGGCTGCTGTTCGTGCTTACAGCGATCTGGGTCTGTCTCAACTGAAAGCGATCAGTGAAATCAAGGATCTGCAATCACTGACGACCTTCCAAGGTCAGCAACTGGAAAACCTGACAAAACTGTCCCAACAACTGGTTGAAGACAGCAATAAGTTTTCTGCACTGGCTCAAGGCTTCAAAGCTGAAGTTGAAGAACTGGTTGCTGAAAACGTAAAGCAAGTTACTCCAGCTTAA
- the phaC gene encoding class I poly(R)-hydroxyalkanoic acid synthase, translated as MNPNFFTDYFAKLQEMNQAWWKEFDSGKAAINTPFNKAMSELNLEDTTAWLEKASAQPAVIAKIQMDWFESQMKILQSVTKTGENQDVVMPEHDDKRFIDPAWQNEAFYNYIKQSYLLFSNKMKETIDSIEGLDEKAKERLSFFSRQAINALSPTNFITTNPELAKLTVESNGQNLIKGMELLHEDMQSSADVLKIRMTNGDAFQVGDNIANTPGEVIFKNDLFELIQYKPLTEKVNATPVLIVPPFINKYYILDLREKNSMARWLVEQGHTVFMISWRNPDATMQDVDFDTYVLDGALKAMDVVESVSDEKQIHTVGYCIGGTLLATALAYSAAKRMRNRVKSATFFTTILDFSQPGEIGVYINDPIISAIEAQNELKGYMDGRSLSVTFSLLRENSLYWNYYVNNYLKGNSPIDFDLLFWNGDSTNVAKACHSTLLRQFYLENKLMDPKGYKVGGVYIDLSKIKVPSYFISTQEDHIALWQGTYRGAQVLNGNSVFVLGESGHIAGIINHPDKKKYGFYTNDKAAADPESWLAGAARHDGSWWPHWNNWLNGFNTEEKVPAREIGNESYLAIGAAPGDYVKQTLPIEFSNKN; from the coding sequence ATGAACCCGAATTTTTTCACGGACTACTTTGCTAAACTCCAGGAAATGAACCAAGCGTGGTGGAAGGAGTTTGATTCCGGCAAGGCAGCCATTAATACCCCGTTCAACAAAGCCATGAGTGAGTTGAACCTGGAAGATACAACGGCCTGGCTGGAAAAGGCATCTGCGCAGCCTGCCGTCATTGCAAAAATTCAGATGGACTGGTTTGAAAGCCAGATGAAAATTTTGCAAAGTGTTACTAAGACTGGAGAAAACCAAGATGTTGTCATGCCAGAGCATGATGACAAGCGCTTTATTGATCCTGCCTGGCAAAATGAAGCTTTTTATAATTACATCAAACAGTCTTATTTGTTATTCAGCAATAAGATGAAAGAAACCATCGACTCGATTGAAGGTTTAGATGAGAAAGCAAAAGAGCGACTGAGCTTTTTCTCACGCCAGGCCATTAACGCGTTGTCTCCGACCAATTTCATTACAACCAACCCTGAGCTGGCAAAACTGACTGTTGAATCGAATGGTCAGAACCTGATTAAAGGGATGGAGCTTCTGCATGAAGACATGCAGTCCAGCGCTGATGTGCTTAAAATTCGCATGACCAATGGTGATGCTTTCCAGGTGGGTGATAACATCGCCAATACTCCTGGAGAAGTAATTTTTAAAAACGATTTGTTTGAATTGATTCAGTATAAGCCGCTGACTGAAAAAGTGAATGCGACGCCAGTACTGATTGTTCCGCCATTTATCAACAAATATTACATTCTGGATCTTCGTGAGAAGAATTCCATGGCACGCTGGCTGGTTGAGCAAGGGCACACGGTCTTTATGATCTCCTGGCGCAATCCTGATGCGACAATGCAGGACGTGGACTTTGATACATATGTATTAGATGGTGCACTGAAAGCTATGGATGTCGTTGAAAGTGTCTCGGATGAAAAACAGATTCATACGGTCGGTTACTGTATCGGCGGTACGTTGCTGGCGACTGCGCTGGCATATAGTGCTGCCAAACGAATGCGAAATCGGGTGAAATCAGCCACATTCTTTACAACGATTCTGGATTTTTCACAGCCTGGTGAGATTGGTGTCTATATTAATGATCCAATCATTTCGGCAATTGAAGCACAGAATGAGTTGAAAGGTTATATGGACGGTCGTTCGCTCAGTGTGACTTTCAGCTTGCTGCGTGAAAACAGCCTGTATTGGAACTATTACGTAAACAACTACCTGAAAGGGAATAGTCCAATCGATTTCGACCTGTTGTTCTGGAATGGTGACAGCACCAATGTCGCCAAAGCCTGTCACAGCACTTTGCTGCGTCAGTTCTATCTGGAAAACAAGTTAATGGATCCGAAGGGCTATAAAGTCGGTGGCGTTTATATTGATTTGTCGAAAATCAAAGTGCCAAGCTACTTTATTTCAACTCAGGAAGATCACATTGCCTTGTGGCAGGGAACTTATCGTGGTGCACAGGTATTGAATGGCAATTCTGTATTTGTGCTGGGTGAATCGGGTCATATTGCCGGTATTATTAACCACCCGGATAAGAAAAAGTATGGCTTCTACACGAACGATAAAGCCGCCGCGGATCCGGAAAGCTGGTTGGCAGGTGCTGCACGGCACGATGGTTCATGGTGGCCGCACTGGAATAACTGGCTGAATGGTTTCAATACCGAAGAAAAGGTTCCGGCACGAGAGATTGGGAACGAAAGTTACTTAGCAATCGGTGCCGCCCCTGGCGATTATGTGAAACAGACATTACCCATTGAGTTTTCGAATAAAAACTGA